TACAAAATCTTCATCTGGCACTGTGACAGCAACCTGTAACTATACTATATTCACAAGATTCTTCCTATCCATACCCTAAATACCTATAGTTCTATGCCGaagaattattatatttgcTTTGGAGTGCTGTTCTCTGATTCATAACAAGGTAATTTGGTTGCAAGAAATTCACTCTGTTGTGAACCTCACCTAAACTGTCACAAATGACACAAGGGGATTTAAAGGTTGTCGACTCACCGATTTCCATTTTTCCAAGAAAATTCAGTATCGATTATAAGCTTTCCCAAAGTCACCACGCCTGCGATGCTGGAAATCGTCATAATTGTCATGAGACCTATTAGAGGGATAACACTCCATAGCATTTGGAAACCTGCCCCTTGAGTGCATACTACCAGGTCCAGAGTGATAAAGATTTTCGGAACCGTCAAAGTCTGGGTAACTCGGTTGCTTATAACCAGCAAAACCAGATTCAGGAATGTGTTGACATGCTTGTTGCCTCCTCTGTTCATGTAACTGAAGAAACTCTTCCCACATATTCGCATGTTCATTCTTTAGTGTAGCTACTTTTCTCATGAAATTCTCCCTCATCTCTGTAACAGCCTAAAATTGGAGATGGGGAAAAATGACAGAGATTAATAACTACTTTGCTAATAgcctaaaacataaaaatggaCTGGCCCAAAATGAATATAGCAACACCATTACATATCATACTTCATGTGTTtgggaaaatataatatttaactAATATTCTAGCTTAAGTGCACTCAGGCTATGCAATATGCACAAAATTAAGCTCGAAATGACTCCATTTACAAATCTAGAAGCATAACAAACCTCACGATGCTTGAAattttcatcatcttcttctttgtcCCGAAGTTTAGCAAGTTCCATAGCCTCCCTTTTATACTGCAACTCCAAATCCTCCAGTGTCTGGAGAAAGGAAGGGCATTCAAACTTACTTTCCGGCTGCATAGCAGATCTACCTCTGTCAGCACTCCATCCATCTGCCCTGAAGCTGCTTCTATTCTGAGAATGGCCTTCATATGAGTTAAAGGAGTTTGCTGCGTAAGAAGGACGGACTGGAGACTTGGAATGGCTTGACCGACCTCTACCTCCATCAATACCATAAGCTTCACCAAAGGAAAGTATTGTTTAGCACTTCCTTTCAAGATGTTTAACAATTCTTGCAGCTTTATCATGACACTATCTTAAATCCTCTTATTGTATCCATCTGGGGCAAGCAAGACTTGGGAGTCTTTGAAAAAAGTCATTTGGGAGACCATCCTTTTTCAATTCAGAACCACCATGTAAGTAATATCAGAATCGAACATAATGCTTGGGCCTAAGAACTTACCTTTTGCTGcaaaaaagattataaaaacAAGCAATATTACTGAAAACGATGGACCAGACAAATATGAAGCTTATATGATGTAAGGCACTAATATATCCAAATTCCACCTACCACGGGGAGAGACACTTGAGAGTTTTTGAAGATCTTCTCGCACACGATTTTCCACACTTTTCTCTTGTCTGCCATATCTATGATATATATGTGCAGCACGGTGGGGGCTGGAATTGGACTTTTGGGATCCAGATCGTCCTAGTCGAGAGATAACAGGACTTCTACGTTCAAATGATCTGGACTGTGAAATTGGGGAGCTTGACGAACCTTTGCGCTCACCCTCCTCAACATATTTATGAACACCCTTATTATCACCCTCTTCTCTAATCTTATGAACAGCATCGACACCTTTCTTCAAGATCAACCTGTCCTTGCCACTGACAATTATGAATTTCTCGTTGATTTTTATAGTACATCCAATATCTTTCTCAATCTTGTTTACTACATCTTCTGAGAACAAAGCCTTCACGTGAGGATCTCTTGCAGGTACCCTTTCAAAGAAGTCTTGCGACTTGCGATTAGCTCCAAGAGTAGACGGGCAACCCTAAAACACTATTTATTAGAAACTATAATAATGAAATGAGAATGGTTTCAATACATAAGCAAAGTAGAACAAGAATTCATGTGAAGGATCATGTAAGAGCTATTTTTGGTATCATCAAGTCCAACTGGTTGAATCCTGAAAAAGATTCAGTTAGGATTTGAAAGATTAAGGAAGTCCATTTTTAGATTAtataaattggagaaaaatCGGTAGAATGTGTTGAAGTAAGATGAAAAGTTGAAATCCCTGCATTTGTAATTTGAAAAAGGTTAAGTAATAGATAACCCAACACCTAGACACTCAATTATCTTCTTTCACAAATCCAAGACTACGGGAACAACTCAGAGCAAGACAATAGAATTTGAGAAAgctaaaaaaatcagaaaactTAAGCAGCATTTACATTAATCGATATTAGTGCATGGAAGAAGTTCTTTCATAGGTAGTAAACTCAAAGAGTTTCATATAGAACAATATATAATATCAATGAATCAAGATGTCAAAATGTGCACAGGTACTGAAGGGGCCAAAAGAAtaacttctctctctcttactctcATACATACACATGGACAAAGCTGCAAtcaattaatactagtacacGAAAAGCACCTGAGTAAAGTGACCAGATTCACCACATAGTTTGCAAatcatttcttcttctttcctcTTCTTCCAATTCCTCTCTGTAGCCTTAGATTTGGCTTCCCAAACTTTTGCTTCGCGGCTAGTAAAATCTGTTGGGACAGCATTAGGATCACGAGTTTGCTCCTCTTCGTCAGAACCTGCATGTGACCTTTTGCTTGTTTTTTCTGGTTCATTTGGTAAATTAGAAACCACGGGGCCAGTGTATGCCttgtaaatttcattaaaGTCGTCATCAACATCCGACTCTTCTCTGCTTCCCATGCCAGAAAACTGGACCAACTGGTTGGATCTGCTTTGATTGACTGATgggacaaaataaaaacaaaaattgacaAGTAACCAAAGGCAAATAATCACAATCTACAGAAGTTTAGTTTTCAAGTTTAAATGTGTTTTTTAGTTAGAGTACTAACTGCCCCCaattaaaacatatatacAAGAAATTACAGATATCCTTATACGTGATTAGAATTGGATATGCACTCATACCTAATCATCGATGTATATCTCACTTAATCATATTGTATTCCAGTCAAAATAATAGAGGCTAAAATACAAGAAGCAGTTAAACTTCTAATTGACAGAACTCGTTGCAAGACCACACAGCCATTCCGGCATTGTGACAATGGAACCATAAATGCATCTAAATGGCAGCAATGTGGACAATTGGAGTTGTAACACAGAGTTAACCTCAAAATCAATCCATTGACCAATCAAATTTGGATCGTGGCTcatttccaataaaaatattgcgGATTGAAAAACATTTTCTAAATGTGGAGATAAAATGGACGAAAGTAGGGTTTATGCAGGTGAGATAATCAACAAAATCGCACAGACTTTTAACTTGCAAGCAAATTTAGGATACATCATGTTTGATTAcgtgaaaattgaaaaacattaAAGCAAAAGCTCTCCGCCATTTCAAAACTTGAGAACACCTCGAATTCAGGCCTGACAGTTCACTCAAAACCATGAATAGGAAGGCAAATTTACATGAAACAACAGATAGAAGAAACTGGGATTGTTACCtcgagagaaagagagagggcGGCGAGCAGTAGAGTGAGTGAGAGAAGATGGCAAAACCGCTAGGGCTCGATAGTTCTTTCTACTTTGCACCTTGCAGCTTTCCTATTTCTACTTGGCATCACTcccattttattcaataataataattattttttttataaactaaCCAATTTGTgctagtaatatattttgtctttATTTATGACTTGTTTACTAGGCAAATTAGATAATGtttaaatagtattattaacttatttttaaaaattattatttcgtACTACAATTAGTATTAGTATGTCTTAAAATATATGGATAAGTCCTTGGTAGGGATGCATATGCTACCAAGTTGAATAATtctttatagtaattatttatgtttgaattttcatataaaaataatttatttaagtgagttaagtaaatgaagtatagtaaaataaaaaattaatgaaaagagaataaaatattcgtaagaaagaataaagtaagtgagaaataatatattgacttttattaaaaagaaaaatgactatattactactatattaaaataggaaaaaaataactctACTTCAATGGAATTGAGAGAATAACAATGAAGTGATAGTTTATTTACTAGTCCAATTATTCATCACCTATTAAACTCTACTCATTATTTACGgggttttattatttagagtGAACTAATACCTGatttttcactttcgcacataaatagtatctgatctttattttatattatttttggtatcatatgacaaaaataaccctagacaccaaacatgtgatttttttgttatggaggatatttttgaaaatttcaattaaatagaaccaaatatgtgatttttttcttcctttcttatttctttttttctcctttagtttattcttctttcttttttcttaattttctttcttttagtattttatcttccttccttctttttttatcctccttagtttatgtttcctctttttttctttttctcttctttttcttctttctttttagtgttttatacatacatctaattattgcattcataatataaataaataaccaaacacctaattaaattattatttaaagtaattaaatcaattaaatatttttaattaaattatttatacacgttttagggttgaaacacctaactaaaaatattcaactctttatcaaatacaattcacaattttaaattttaattaagactatattgattaatttttaatttaatataaaataattattattatttattcattactactaatttttactattataataataatattattataataattaagtataattatgattaagtatatttaaatgatattaaaaaataaattaattattaatttatagaatcaaaataacaatattaatattgattaataataatagtataaagagtgaggagaatgagagaagatattgtCAATGCCTAAAATATCCTTTATGAcacaaatagaaaaataaatttgtttaaaGGGTATTTTGCggtgaaaattgcatcaggtaccaaaaatgtgatttataggtaccaaaaacgatataaaataatgatcatgtaccatttatgtgcgaaagttaAGACCAAGTACCATATATACAGTTCActctattatttaaataagagtaaaggtcaaaattggtcaTAAACTATAGCCAGAATACgaatttggtaaaaaaacattcactttttgaaaatcgCGTCCAAAACATTTGAAATCAATATCGAAGTGGTCCTAAACATTTGAAATCGTTGTCGAAGTGGTCCTTTTCCGtcaaaaactaacggtcaacggctaattaatgatttttttaacttaattaatatactaatgcataattaattaaataaaattaatgaaatgcaaagaaattttaaaatcgactatttctctctctttttccttCGTTCTTCCTAAATCGgaatctctctcttcttctctttggCGCTCAACGCCATCGCGTCTTTCTCTCGACTGACAACGAGCAGGCAGAGGCGACGAAAGCGAAACCATCTTCTAGCAACAGCGACCGCGTCGGCGGAGATAACAACGCCGGACCGCgtagaaagaaaattaagagagaaagacGCGACGACGTTGAGCGCcggagagaagaagagagagattcCGATTTAGGAAGAACGAATGAGAGGtgaaagagaaggaaaaaaagggAGAAATAGtcgattttgaaatttcttagcattttattaattttatatttaattttatttaattaattatgcattagtatattaattaagttaaaaatcattaattaggCGTTGACTGTTAGTTTTTCACGGAAAAGGACCACTTCGACAACGATTTCAAATGTTTAGGACCACTTCGAtaacaatttcaaatattttggacccgatttttaaaaagtgaatgttttagACCAAATTCGTATTCTGGCTATATATTTAGGACTAATTTTGGCTTTACtctttaaataatactccctccgtctcggaTAATTTGTCCTAGTATTCCTtgtcggtccgtcccacataatttgtctcacttcaATTATTCCATTTATGGCAACAAATTACTCCCCTCTTAATTACAATTTCGCCTACCCCATTTCCACCATTTACTCCACTTCAATTCATCCCCTTCTTCATTACTCCACTCAACCACCTTTGTTAATTGAATGGTTTACTCCAAATATACTCCCCCTAAATCGATTAGCCTTCTTCCTCCCTAAACTCCCTCTGAAAACCCTAGATCTACACCGATTCCTCCACCATTTCCACAGCCTCCACACAAATTGACTCCTCATCCACTCCAAATACTGCAATTACTCCCTCTGAAAACCCTAGATCTACACCGATTTCTCCTCAAATCCCACCGCCTCCACAAAAATCGACTCTCTTTCCACTATTTCTACCGCCCCGAGAGATCCCACTGCGGTGGCTGATTATCCCGACTCTCCTCCTGGTATTTTATCGGTCAATCTGGACGATCTCGTCGTCCCAGACACGCCGGAGTATATGTGGGGTTCTGACTCCGCCATCGACGACTCTTTCGTCGCGCGGAACCCTAACTGACACCGTTATCTCCGAAACCCAACTGGATTCCTTCATTCCCGTAGATGTTTGGCCTTCTCACTCCACCATCGATTACTTGGACTGTGGTTTCCCCTACTACGGGCCACCACCAACAGCCCCCCTCTACAACCGGCCACCACCACCAGCCACCCCCTACAACGGTCCTGCACCACTAGCCACCCCCTCCCACGGTCCACCAGTCTTTTCCGCCGATCCAGCTCACCCAATCGTGTATTTGGAATTTGAGAGGTAGATTCTTGCTATTTTGCAGCCTAGGATTTTAGATTTAatctaagtattttttttccctcaattttattgttttttcgATTGGGTAGGAGACTGTGGTTTGTTGGTTTGGGTTGGAGGCTGTGGTTTTAGTTGGGTTGGAGGCTGTTGTTTGTTGGTTTGGTTTTAGTTGGGTTGGAGGCTGTGGTTTGTTTGTGTATGCTGGAGGTTGTGGTTTGATGATGTGTTTGAGGTTGTGGTTGTTGGTTTGGGTTGGAGGTTGTGGTTTGATGTTGTGTTTGAGGCTGTGGTTGATTGTGTAGGCCGGAGGCTATGGTTTGATGATGGGTTGGAGTATGTGGGTGTTTGTTTGGGGGCGAGTCTGTGGTTGTTGGTGTGTTTGTGTGGGTTGGAGGTTGTGTGCATTAGTAATTGTTGATTTAATGTTGCTCCTTATGATCTGTTCTATGCAGATATTGAGATGATGCTAATTGTGTTTCTGTTAATTGTGTTAATCATACCCCTATGATGATTTGCATGTGTTGCTATTACTGATATGTGTTGATTACTAAGCCACCCCTCTTGTTAGGTTAGTAGGCTTATTTATGAGTTGATATAAACACCAATATCTGAGggaaaatatatcataaaaaCCATACACTGATATTACAAAAGGCACCCCTTTACATGGTTAGGAGGCTGTTTAGTTAGTTAGGTAGCCTTAGAAGCCACCCCATACACATGTATGGTATGGAGGCTACCCTGTGATGACAATTCTCTGAGGGATTAGGATTTTAGAAGCCACCCCTACACATGTAGGTTTAAAGGCTTTATAAAAGAGGACAAAAAACAGTTGATAGCATAAGCCACACTTAATCTTGAGGCTTCCACACCCAACTGCCAAAAAATGCTTCCTAACTTACTGATCTTAGAAGATTACAGCTCTACTGATACCTGAGTTGTCATATGAGGTGCTCTTATCATTTTCTGGTTGTTGGAGGTATGCCACTGCAGCCTTCACAATATGTTCTTCAACCTCCAATATTTTTGGCAGTATCCCCAGCCTTGACAACCTTTCTTTGTTTATGTATGGAGTTTTGTAGCCATTTCCCACTTCCACCTTCAAAATCTCTATTAAACAACCTTGAAGAGTcagaaaaatattgttgagTGTTTGTGCACTAAGTTCATCAAAAGAGTAAACGCACATTAGTCAACAAGTCATCCACTCTCCTAGCCAATTTGTCATCCTGTATAGACTAGATAGCTCTGAAAAAACTTAAATCCAACACATTACAATCAGGGGAATTAGTTGATTGGCAAATGATATGGAAGTTGAACCCATTTGTGTTTGCAACTGACTGAAATTCTGCATCATTATGCATGATGTAAGGTCTGACATTGTCTTGTTGAATGAATATCTCCTTGCTTATGTTATCTGGCCATTTAGCCTTGATTGCTGGTGGTATGATCTGCACCCTTATTTCAGTGTGTGAGGTCTGGAGTATAATTTGATAcagttggaaataaaaaaatggatgcaAAAACAGTGTACCTTTTGAATAAGACATTCTCTCATGACTCTTTGTTCACTGATTGAATGGGCTTGGTCTCTAAGGTGCCTCTTAGTCTGTTCTTGGATTTTCTCTTTGCTGGCTCTTGTGTTGTGAATGGAAATATGCCTATTTTTCCACCAAATATGACATCTCCACTTTCTCCAAAGTATGGTCtacacactgcacacataAACATCACCTTTGTGATGAACCTCTTTGACTTGCATGAGCTTATGGTTCTTCCTCATCTGGCAGCAGGTAGTATCTATCCGTACTTTTagtcatgaaaaatcatttttcatcaATATGCACTACATTATGCATTGTGTGGTATTTGAGCATACCATTGTGAACAACAGGCTGAACATGAGTGAGACCCCATTTCATTCTTCCTCAGAACTCCTGCTTTTACCACAATGCCTATTGTGTTCTTACTTAAATCAAGCTTGACAGCCATCTTGCGGATGGTAGATCTTCCAAGGACTGAAAGAGCTCTTACCCTGTTTTGATCTAGCTGAATTTCATCATTGCGCTTGAAGCCTTTAACACGATCTTTTATGATCACAGGTACTCCACTCTGGATTTGCTTGCTAGCCTCTGCCCAGATTCTATGCACTGTATTCCTGCTCACTCTAAATTCTTTTGTTGCCTTGACAAAACCTCCATATGGTATTTTACCTAAATGGCTCGCTTGTAGCATGCTTTGAGCTATCAGATTTTTGGTGTCCACTCTTATGATTCGCTTGTCTTTGTCTCCGGCAATGTCTCCAGCAGCAGAATCCATAGCtctatgataaaaaatttctgAGGGCAATACTTCTAAAACTCTCCTTTTGTTTTGTAGGTAGTCCTTTTATAGCAAGTGGTAGTTGGCATTTCCCTCCCAAAAGTCCTTTGTGTGTAATTTGATTAAATCTCATTgagaatttgtattttatggAGTTGTATGAAAGAATTATTTGAGCACCATGTTTAGTTAGTAATCTGTAtaggttttaaattttgaaatttttttgagcTGCAGAATTTCGTGTGGTAATTTAAGCagcatgtttttattttgccCAGTTAATAACactaactaaaatttaaaaattgaaccaaaaattttaattatactcaaatcatcactaatttaagattgccataaaaatagaagaaaaaaaaacaaggtGAGACCCCTTTTCACTACCTATCTTCATTTAAATCAAAGTCAAacaaacatttcttaaaatccgtgccagGTCAAACTAACCCAAATTATCTGGGTTGGAGGGAGAACCCATTATCACTCTCTTTCCCCACATGTGGCCCAACACATTCGACTACCCAAACTTCTATTTCTTCTTGCTCTGATCTTCTTAAACTCTGCTTTCCAATCAACCAAATTTTAGATGTAAATCTTTGGTTACAATGTATAAAACCATTTagtttgtctttttttttttttttttttttttttttttttaacaccTTCACGGTGGAGGGTTGAGCAGGTCCCTCATCCCATATATATCATTAAACAAAAGGATATACAAAGACCAATCCCCAAAAGTAGGAGGCCCAAAATGCAAACATTACAAATTACCAAAACCGGACAAAGAAACCCAAAGTCAAAATCTAAAGCTAGGCATGCCCAGCTGATCAAGTCTGGCCAACGCTTTTGCTCGGGGGAGGATCTCATTCTCCTCAAATCTCACCAACGACTCACTGATTTTTCCCAACGAAGCCAAGAAATCCGCCACTTTATTGCCTTCTCGACGGATGTGCGAAATTTTCCACTGAATCTCCCTTAACTCCAACCGAATCCTAGCCATAGTGTGCCTTACCCCTGCTGGACCGAATTGATCTTTACTCAGAAGCAAACACAGCACCTCCGCATCAGATTCTATCCACAGGTAATTACCGTGCTTCTTTGCCATTACAATTCATTCTAACACAGCTTCCAGTTCTGCTTCTAAACTCGATGACACATTTACTGGGGTAATAAAAGCCTCCAGGGACTCCCTTAAATGGTTCCTCAATATTCCTCTCCCTAAAGCCTTACCTGTTGCTTCCACAAACGCACCATCCGAGTTAATTTTCAACCATGGCCAGTCCGGAGGTCGCCACTGAACTCTCTCTACTCTTCTCGGCTAGCATTGTCTTGGCTGGTCCACCAtaaagtccactcttggatcACATCCTCCCCACTGATCTGGACCAATCTGCCCGGCTAGCACCAAGTTTCTCAGTTGCCATTCAATTCTCTTGCAA
The nucleotide sequence above comes from Salvia hispanica cultivar TCC Black 2014 chromosome 5, UniMelb_Shisp_WGS_1.0, whole genome shotgun sequence. Encoded proteins:
- the LOC125189207 gene encoding uncharacterized protein LOC125189207 isoform X3 encodes the protein MGSREESDVDDDFNEIYKAYTGPVVSNLPNEPEKTSKRSHAGSDEEEQTRDPNAVPTDFTSREAKVWEAKSKATERNWKKRKEEEMICKLCGESGHFTQGCPSTLGANRKSQDFFERVPARDPHVKALFSEDVVNKIEKDIGCTIKINEKFIIVSGKDRLILKKGVDAVHKIREEGDNKGVHKYVEEGERKGSSSSPISQSRSFERRSPVISRLGRSGSQKSNSSPHRAAHIYHRYGRQEKSVENRVREDLQKLSSVSPRAKAYGIDGGRGRSSHSKSPVRPSYAANSFNSYEGHSQNRSSFRADGWSADRGRSAMQPESKFECPSFLQTLEDLELQYKREAMELAKLRDKEEDDENFKHREAVTEMRENFMRKVATLKNEHANMWEEFLQLHEQRRQQACQHIPESGFAGYKQPSYPDFDGSENLYHSGPGVVTLGKLIIDTEFSWKNGNRLLLLVGCTCCTRSTLSR
- the LOC125189207 gene encoding uncharacterized protein LOC125189207 isoform X2; the encoded protein is MGSREESDVDDDFNEIYKAYTGPVVSNLPNEPEKTSKRSHAGSDEEEQTRDPNAVPTDFTSREAKVWEAKSKATERNWKKRKEEEMICKLCGESGHFTQGCPSTLGANRKSQDFFERVPARDPHVKALFSEDVVNKIEKDIGCTIKINEKFIIVSGKDRLILKKGVDAVHKIREEGDNKGVHKYVEEGERKGSSSSPISQSRSFERRSPVISRLGRSGSQKSNSSPHRAAHIYHRYGRQEKSVENRVREDLQKLSSVSPRAYGIDGGRGRSSHSKSPVRPSYAANSFNSYEGHSQNRSSFRADGWSADRGRSAMQPESKFECPSFLQTLEDLELQYKREAMELAKLRDKEEDDENFKHREAVTEMRENFMRKVATLKNEHANMWEEFLQLHEQRRQQACQHIPESGFAGYKQPSYPDFDGSENLYHSGPGSMHSRGRFPNAMECYPSNRSHDNYDDFQHRRRGDFGKAYNRY
- the LOC125189207 gene encoding uncharacterized protein LOC125189207 isoform X4, giving the protein MGSREESDVDDDFNEIYKAYTGPVVSNLPNEPEKTSKRSHAGSDEEEQTRDPNAVPTDFTSREAKVWEAKSKATERNWKKRKEEEMICKLCGESGHFTQGCPSTLGANRKSQDFFERVPARDPHVKALFSEDVVNKIEKDIGCTIKINEKFIIVSGKDRLILKKGVDAVHKIREEGDNKGVHKYVEEGERKGSSSSPISQSRSFERRSPVISRLGRSGSQKSNSSPHRAAHIYHRYGRQEKSVENRVREDLQKLSSVSPRAKAYGIDGGRGRSSHSKSPVRPSYAANSFNSYEGHSQNRSSFRADGWSADRGRSAMQPESKFECPSFLQTLEDLELQYKREAMELAKLRDKEEDDENFKHREAVTEMRENFMRKVATLKNEHANMWEEFLQLHEQRRQQACQHIPESGFAGYKQPSYPDFDGSENLYHSGPGSMHSRGRRGDFGKAYNRY
- the LOC125189207 gene encoding uncharacterized protein LOC125189207 isoform X1; protein product: MGSREESDVDDDFNEIYKAYTGPVVSNLPNEPEKTSKRSHAGSDEEEQTRDPNAVPTDFTSREAKVWEAKSKATERNWKKRKEEEMICKLCGESGHFTQGCPSTLGANRKSQDFFERVPARDPHVKALFSEDVVNKIEKDIGCTIKINEKFIIVSGKDRLILKKGVDAVHKIREEGDNKGVHKYVEEGERKGSSSSPISQSRSFERRSPVISRLGRSGSQKSNSSPHRAAHIYHRYGRQEKSVENRVREDLQKLSSVSPRAKAYGIDGGRGRSSHSKSPVRPSYAANSFNSYEGHSQNRSSFRADGWSADRGRSAMQPESKFECPSFLQTLEDLELQYKREAMELAKLRDKEEDDENFKHREAVTEMRENFMRKVATLKNEHANMWEEFLQLHEQRRQQACQHIPESGFAGYKQPSYPDFDGSENLYHSGPGSMHSRGRFPNAMECYPSNRSHDNYDDFQHRRRGDFGKAYNRY
- the LOC125189207 gene encoding uncharacterized protein LOC125189207 isoform X5, with product MGSREESDVDDDFNEIYKAYTGPVVSNLPNEPEKTSKRSHAGSDEEEQTRDPNAVPTDFTSREAKVWEAKSKATERNWKKRKEEEMICKLCGESGHFTQGCPSTLGANRKSQDFFERVPARDPHVKALFSEDVVNKIEKDIGCTIKINEKFIIVSGKDRLILKKGVDAVHKIREEGDNKGVHKYVEEGERKGSSSSPISQSRSFERRSPVISRLGRSGSQKSNSSPHRAAHIYHRYGRQEKSVENRVREDLQKLSSVSPRAKAYGIDGGRGRSSHSKSPVRPSYAANSFNSYEGHSQNRSSFRADGWSADRGRSAMQPESKFECPSFLQTLEDLELQYKREAMELAKLRDKEEDDENFKHREAIIVGWLHMLHSEHSV